The following proteins are co-located in the Paenibacillus sp. FSL H8-0079 genome:
- a CDS encoding alpha/beta fold hydrolase, producing the protein MIQFPKPDVEQYFQTYRISHFAVSADEKRLFMDSNLNGQPNIWAMDLPGGYPYPLTYLNQSSQFIKADPQGRHLLTAFDRDGDENYHLYALKPEGGVPLPVVPAEPNDRCYYAHLSEDGQRLYYITSAGNPNYLNSRRLHLETGEDELLHQGEEATSNLVAVSSDEQAYVILKIYSNTYQKAYLYRDGEEQEILPASERQSQIPDLIFADDNRLLLITNDNSPYSYVAEYRIDSGEFRPLCKIEGEDVEFIRWHQASETLYLWTLIGPENRMYVLDKNADQPRRVDMPLDTIEQVTVTKAGNIYILGRGAIQPHNIYRKVAGAESWEPLTANRVTGLDPSDLVYPDVIRYNSYDGLEIEALLFKAKPEQANGYTVFWPHGGPQASEAKFFRPMFQMMLAQGYHIFAPNFRGSTGYGAEFVKLVERDWGEGPRLDCVAGINWLFDQGITSPERLFVVGGSYGGYMTLLLAGRHPELFRAAVDIFGPSNLFTFLESVPEDWKPMMDNWLGDPIRDRERLTKDSPITYLDQMVNPMLVIQGANDPRVVKAESDQIVAALQSKGLDVEYIVLDDEGHGFSRKANEILVYRRMLEFLQKHQESPVAQA; encoded by the coding sequence ATGATTCAGTTCCCTAAACCGGATGTCGAGCAATATTTTCAGACGTACCGTATTTCGCATTTTGCCGTATCGGCAGACGAGAAACGTTTGTTCATGGACAGCAATCTGAACGGTCAGCCAAATATTTGGGCGATGGATTTGCCCGGAGGGTACCCGTATCCTTTAACGTACTTGAATCAGAGTAGTCAATTTATCAAAGCAGACCCGCAAGGACGTCATCTTCTTACCGCCTTTGATCGGGATGGTGACGAGAACTATCATCTATACGCACTTAAGCCAGAGGGCGGTGTTCCACTGCCTGTTGTTCCGGCAGAGCCGAATGACCGCTGTTATTACGCCCACTTATCTGAAGATGGACAGCGTTTGTATTATATAACCAGCGCAGGTAACCCGAATTACCTCAATTCGCGCCGGCTTCATCTGGAGACGGGAGAGGACGAGCTCCTGCATCAAGGGGAAGAGGCCACAAGCAATCTGGTTGCTGTAAGCTCGGATGAACAGGCCTACGTCATCTTGAAAATATATTCGAATACCTACCAGAAGGCATATCTGTATCGTGACGGTGAAGAACAGGAGATCCTGCCAGCATCAGAGCGACAGAGTCAGATCCCGGATCTGATTTTCGCAGATGACAATCGCCTTCTGCTGATCACGAATGATAACTCACCATACTCGTATGTGGCTGAGTATCGTATCGATTCCGGTGAGTTCCGTCCATTGTGTAAAATTGAAGGGGAAGATGTGGAGTTCATCCGCTGGCATCAAGCTTCCGAAACCTTATATTTATGGACACTTATAGGGCCGGAGAATCGCATGTACGTATTGGACAAAAATGCAGATCAACCTCGGCGTGTAGATATGCCGCTGGATACAATTGAGCAGGTCACTGTTACGAAAGCGGGTAATATCTATATTCTGGGGCGTGGAGCAATCCAGCCGCATAACATTTATCGCAAAGTGGCAGGTGCTGAATCCTGGGAGCCGCTGACTGCCAATCGGGTAACCGGACTGGACCCCAGTGATCTCGTGTACCCTGACGTCATTCGGTATAACTCCTACGACGGACTGGAGATCGAAGCGCTTTTGTTCAAAGCAAAGCCGGAGCAGGCCAATGGCTACACGGTATTTTGGCCGCATGGTGGGCCGCAGGCATCGGAAGCGAAGTTTTTCCGGCCGATGTTCCAGATGATGCTCGCTCAGGGCTATCATATTTTTGCACCGAACTTCCGTGGCAGTACCGGATATGGTGCGGAATTCGTCAAATTGGTTGAGCGGGATTGGGGCGAAGGCCCGAGGCTGGACTGTGTTGCCGGGATCAACTGGCTATTTGATCAGGGAATTACCTCGCCTGAGCGGTTGTTTGTGGTGGGTGGTAGTTACGGTGGATACATGACCCTGCTACTAGCAGGGCGTCATCCGGAGCTGTTCCGGGCTGCGGTTGATATTTTTGGGCCGAGCAACTTGTTCACATTCCTGGAATCCGTACCGGAAGACTGGAAGCCGATGATGGATAACTGGCTGGGGGATCCGATCCGTGACCGCGAACGTCTAACGAAGGATTCACCGATTACGTATCTGGATCAGATGGTGAACCCAATGCTGGTTATTCAAGGGGCTAATGATCCAAGAGTCGTGAAGGCCGAATCCGATCAGATCGTGGCTGCGCTTCAGTCGAAGGGACTGGATGTGGAATACATCGTTCTGGATGACGAGGGCCACGGCTTCTCCAGAAAGGCCAACGAGATTCTCGTGTATCGCCGAATGTTGGAGTTTTTGCAGAAACATCAGGAGTCACCGGTCGCACAGGCTTAA
- a CDS encoding ribonucleoside-diphosphate reductase subunit alpha, whose protein sequence is MPQVVTKPNNRQLAFDDMRISVYADRTLEGLEMLDKERLVRGVNSKLRRDEVTGDEISNAFIMSALELVTKEEPNWKFAAARSLLTSLYKKAATNRRYKSYPDEPYGAFHPLLVDLVKKGIYREELLECYTKEQIDELAECIDYRNDLLFDYIGLLTLAERYLAHDFDGKVMELPQERYMVIAMFLMHQEPAERRMDLVKEAYWAMSNMYMTAATPTMSNAGKKVAGQLSSCFIDTVDDSLEGIFDSNTDVARLSKMGGGIGVYLGKVRARGSDIRGHQNTSSGVIPWIRQLNNTAVSVDQLGTRKGAIAVYLDVFHKDILAFLDLKLNNGDERMRAHDVFHGICLPDLFMERVSSRGEWSLFCPHETKKVMGWKDENGRALGLEDFYDESFGEGAFRDKYEEAVNHPLLSRITVQAIDIMKRVLKSQLETGTPYMFYRDTVNRSNPNRAHGMVYSSNLCTEIMQNQSATVIEKEELVTKDGQTRIVISKVPGDFVVCNLNSIHLARAIPHNVLERLVPIQVRMLDNVIDINNIEVLQAQYTNSQYRAVGLGTFGLHHLLALEGIHWESDEAVTYNDNLYEKINYLLVKSSMELSKEKGHYPKFKGSDWESGHYFDQREYTSGERVGEFVTTEQWKELQAEVQQNGVRNAWLFAIAPNGSTSIIAGSTASIDPLYELLSYEEKTTYKIANPAPDLSEKTSPYYQTAFQVDQHASINMAAARQRHVDQGQSFNFYVRPDIKATEFLELHLHAWRAGMKSTYYVRSRALTIEES, encoded by the coding sequence ATGCCACAAGTTGTGACCAAGCCGAACAACCGCCAGCTTGCCTTTGATGATATGCGCATCTCGGTATATGCCGACCGTACTCTGGAAGGACTGGAAATGCTGGACAAGGAACGTCTGGTACGTGGGGTAAACAGCAAGCTCCGCCGTGATGAAGTTACCGGAGACGAAATCAGCAACGCTTTTATCATGAGCGCACTGGAACTGGTAACCAAAGAGGAGCCTAACTGGAAATTTGCAGCGGCACGCTCCCTGCTCACTTCCCTGTACAAAAAAGCGGCTACCAACCGCAGATACAAGTCTTACCCGGACGAGCCTTATGGCGCATTCCATCCTCTTCTTGTAGATCTCGTGAAGAAAGGCATCTATCGCGAAGAGTTGCTGGAATGTTACACCAAAGAACAGATCGACGAACTTGCGGAGTGCATTGACTACCGCAACGATCTGCTCTTCGATTACATCGGCTTGCTCACACTGGCAGAACGTTACCTCGCTCACGATTTTGATGGAAAAGTAATGGAATTGCCGCAAGAGCGTTATATGGTTATCGCCATGTTCCTAATGCACCAAGAGCCTGCCGAGAGACGTATGGATCTCGTCAAGGAAGCATACTGGGCAATGAGCAACATGTACATGACCGCAGCTACTCCTACGATGTCCAATGCAGGTAAAAAAGTAGCCGGACAACTCTCCAGCTGCTTCATTGATACGGTGGACGACTCACTCGAAGGTATCTTCGATTCCAACACGGATGTAGCTCGTCTGAGCAAAATGGGTGGCGGCATCGGCGTTTACCTCGGCAAAGTCAGAGCTCGTGGTTCGGATATCCGTGGTCACCAAAATACAAGTTCCGGTGTAATCCCTTGGATTCGCCAACTGAACAATACAGCGGTCAGCGTAGACCAGCTCGGTACGCGTAAAGGTGCCATTGCCGTGTACCTGGACGTTTTCCACAAAGACATTCTGGCCTTCCTCGATCTGAAGCTGAACAACGGTGACGAGCGTATGCGTGCGCATGACGTATTCCACGGCATCTGTCTGCCTGACTTGTTCATGGAGCGGGTATCCTCCCGTGGGGAATGGAGCCTGTTCTGTCCGCACGAAACGAAGAAAGTGATGGGTTGGAAGGACGAGAATGGTCGTGCACTTGGACTGGAAGATTTCTATGATGAGTCCTTTGGCGAAGGTGCGTTCCGTGATAAATACGAAGAAGCGGTGAATCACCCATTGCTGTCCCGGATTACAGTACAGGCGATTGACATCATGAAGCGTGTATTGAAATCCCAACTGGAGACAGGTACGCCATACATGTTCTATCGGGATACGGTTAACCGCTCGAATCCTAACCGTGCACACGGTATGGTATACTCCTCCAACCTGTGTACCGAAATTATGCAGAACCAGTCTGCCACTGTAATTGAAAAGGAAGAACTCGTAACCAAGGATGGACAAACTCGCATCGTGATTTCTAAAGTGCCTGGCGACTTTGTTGTCTGCAACCTGAACTCCATCCATCTGGCACGTGCTATACCTCATAATGTATTGGAGCGTCTCGTTCCAATTCAGGTGCGCATGCTGGACAACGTTATCGACATTAACAACATTGAAGTGTTGCAAGCCCAATATACCAACAGCCAATATCGCGCAGTCGGTCTGGGAACGTTTGGACTTCACCACCTGCTTGCTCTCGAAGGCATTCATTGGGAGTCTGACGAAGCGGTAACATATAACGATAATCTGTATGAAAAAATTAACTATCTGCTCGTGAAATCCAGTATGGAGCTGTCCAAAGAAAAAGGACATTATCCGAAGTTCAAAGGTTCCGATTGGGAAAGTGGTCATTACTTCGATCAACGCGAGTACACATCCGGTGAGCGCGTAGGCGAATTCGTGACAACCGAACAGTGGAAAGAACTGCAAGCCGAAGTACAGCAAAACGGTGTACGTAATGCATGGTTGTTCGCCATTGCACCTAATGGTTCCACGTCCATCATTGCCGGTTCAACGGCTAGTATTGATCCGCTCTATGAGCTGTTATCTTATGAAGAGAAAACAACTTACAAAATTGCCAACCCGGCTCCGGATCTGTCTGAAAAAACAAGCCCTTATTACCAAACGGCGTTCCAGGTGGATCAACATGCTTCCATTAATATGGCGGCTGCCCGTCAGCGCCACGTCGATCAGGGACAAAGCTTCAACTTCTACGTTCGACCGGATATCAAAGCAACAGAATTCCTGGAATTGCATCTGCACGCCTGGAGAGCTGGCATGAAATCGACTTATTATGTTCGTAGCCGGGCATTAACGATTGAAGAATCTTGA
- a CDS encoding aminoglycoside phosphotransferase family protein, which yields MTTRIYFGSNQLGEVAAASLQEALNEFDLGTLEDYQRTDKGVMGQTLLIHTSRGEYILKGNPLYSGQLQEEKFFVEQLAKHTSIPVPEPYLLHEDTNHMGWSYAIMPRMPGNHLYDPAFQASLSQQDQEEIACMFAHTLAELHRWKVPDAGEYDPVAKQIVSFAGDYLDWLYGTIRHWLHDAEQYSVITDEDVQWVDEQFKHAEPAFRSKAVPGFVMGDFKVENVLVQKKDDRSSAWQISGLFDFTTAYFGDGIADLTKMSTRYVREGQPELAAQFLRCYRDLVCAGDVEKCQQFRARLSVHLLYQRILWWGEAKATGQVTWAADLPFAQWAEQSIDSILALLDE from the coding sequence ATGACAACCCGTATATATTTTGGTTCCAATCAGCTCGGCGAAGTGGCCGCAGCTTCATTGCAAGAAGCGCTGAATGAATTTGATCTGGGAACCCTTGAAGATTATCAACGAACGGATAAAGGCGTTATGGGTCAGACACTGCTCATACATACTTCCCGTGGAGAATATATTTTGAAAGGTAATCCGTTATATTCAGGACAGTTACAGGAAGAAAAGTTCTTTGTAGAACAACTGGCAAAGCATACGTCCATTCCTGTTCCTGAACCCTATTTATTACATGAAGATACCAATCATATGGGTTGGAGTTATGCCATCATGCCGCGCATGCCGGGTAATCACCTGTATGATCCAGCATTCCAGGCCTCACTGTCACAGCAAGATCAGGAAGAGATCGCCTGTATGTTTGCCCATACTTTGGCTGAACTGCACCGCTGGAAGGTGCCTGATGCTGGGGAATATGATCCTGTAGCGAAGCAGATTGTTTCCTTTGCAGGCGATTATCTGGACTGGTTGTACGGAACCATCCGCCACTGGTTACATGATGCTGAACAGTACTCGGTGATTACGGATGAAGATGTTCAGTGGGTGGACGAGCAGTTCAAGCATGCTGAACCGGCATTTCGGTCCAAAGCTGTTCCGGGATTTGTCATGGGTGACTTCAAGGTCGAGAATGTGCTAGTTCAAAAAAAGGATGACCGTTCCTCAGCGTGGCAAATTAGCGGTCTATTCGATTTTACAACTGCCTATTTCGGAGACGGCATAGCCGACTTAACCAAAATGTCCACCAGGTATGTCCGTGAGGGTCAACCAGAGCTGGCCGCACAGTTCCTTCGCTGCTACCGGGATCTGGTCTGTGCAGGGGACGTGGAGAAATGTCAGCAGTTCCGTGCACGTCTCAGCGTGCATTTGCTCTATCAACGTATCTTGTGGTGGGGTGAAGCCAAAGCGACAGGACAAGTGACGTGGGCAGCCGACCTGCCTTTTGCACAGTGGGCGGAGCAGTCCATCGATTCGATTCTTGCATTACTGGATGAGTAG
- a CDS encoding MTH1187 family thiamine-binding protein codes for MAIAEVTVIPIGTGTTSLSSYVADMQKVLEHQRGITYQLTSMSTIIEGPLNEVFTAIAALHEAPFLSGAQRVSTSVKIDDRRDKPDASSIQKLQSVQDKLTSLQRRPN; via the coding sequence ATGGCAATAGCAGAAGTGACTGTCATTCCAATTGGAACGGGTACGACCAGTCTGAGCAGTTATGTGGCAGACATGCAGAAGGTATTGGAACATCAACGGGGCATTACATATCAGTTAACTTCCATGAGCACCATTATTGAGGGGCCGCTTAACGAGGTCTTTACAGCAATTGCGGCTTTGCATGAAGCGCCGTTTTTGTCAGGAGCTCAGCGTGTATCCACATCCGTCAAGATCGATGACCGTCGTGATAAACCGGATGCCTCAAGCATACAGAAGTTACAATCGGTTCAGGACAAATTGACATCACTTCAGAGAAGACCTAATTAA
- a CDS encoding ribonucleotide-diphosphate reductase subunit beta yields the protein MQVQKIFNTEAPNQSTRIIEGECSGILNWNDIRMPHMYKLYKVLLLNHWIADEIPMSKDASQFAQLDEEEQRTFKINISLLAVLDSMQTMFVGDVKRYFTDSSLEAISAIIGQQEVVHNQSYSYVLSSIVSDREQKEIFEYWKHDPVLLDRNRFIADIYQTFRDEPSPQTFFQAMVADLVLEGIFFYSTFAFFYNLARDQKMMATSQMISYIQRDENQHCYFFAEVYKQLLVDFPELNTPENMDYVYKTINRAVELETNWAHYTLSNVRGIDLNELEDYIKYIANKRLRLMGMEKAYEGVDVNCMPWIKPFSDEALNATKTDFFEAKSRNYGKVGDDNGFDDL from the coding sequence ATGCAAGTACAGAAAATTTTCAACACCGAAGCCCCTAACCAATCAACCCGTATTATTGAAGGTGAATGCTCCGGTATCCTGAACTGGAACGACATTCGCATGCCTCATATGTACAAATTGTACAAAGTACTATTGCTCAACCACTGGATCGCAGACGAGATTCCAATGTCCAAAGATGCTTCACAATTTGCTCAACTGGACGAGGAAGAACAACGTACGTTCAAAATCAACATCTCCCTGCTCGCGGTACTTGATTCCATGCAGACGATGTTTGTTGGTGACGTAAAACGTTACTTTACCGATTCTTCACTCGAAGCAATCTCGGCCATTATTGGACAACAGGAAGTCGTTCATAACCAATCGTACTCCTACGTTCTGTCTTCGATCGTATCTGATCGGGAGCAAAAGGAAATATTCGAATACTGGAAACATGATCCGGTACTGCTTGACCGTAACCGTTTCATCGCAGACATTTACCAAACATTCCGGGACGAGCCGTCTCCACAGACGTTCTTCCAGGCTATGGTAGCCGATCTGGTACTCGAAGGTATCTTCTTCTATAGTACGTTTGCCTTCTTCTACAATCTGGCCCGTGACCAGAAAATGATGGCAACCAGCCAGATGATCTCGTATATCCAGCGTGACGAAAACCAACACTGTTACTTCTTCGCTGAAGTGTACAAACAGTTGCTGGTAGACTTCCCTGAACTGAACACACCTGAGAACATGGACTACGTATACAAAACCATCAATCGTGCTGTTGAGCTCGAAACCAACTGGGCACACTACACGCTCAGTAACGTCCGCGGCATCGATCTGAACGAGTTGGAAGACTATATCAAGTACATCGCCAACAAACGTCTGCGTCTGATGGGTATGGAAAAAGCGTATGAAGGTGTGGATGTAAACTGCATGCCTTGGATCAAACCATTCTCTGATGAAGCACTAAATGCAACAAAAACAGACTTCTTCGAAGCCAAATCCCGTAACTACGGTAAAGTTGGCGACGATAACGGATTTGACGATTTGTAA
- a CDS encoding exo-alpha-sialidase — protein sequence MPVVNITGALGGSQFEPSIAVNELLPNIMCVVAVDTSTGPTRTGFYRSIDGGQTWVTTTLPQPAGYEGAEAPTIDYTFPSTFIVTVHVFNGENDGTIISYTSLDDGLTWTPPVFVNRGYGLVVHNDEPFVACDRTPGSPYRGNIYVGYTPLATAASSIFLQRSEDVASTWQIPSRISNPRGFHDRATIGIGFTGEVYAGYILTGPGSAYALLRTSYDGGATFQPPISNQSTLIASVVPSPQVLPVPNYAFRVQTNLNLTADISNSIYSGTVYAVWNDARNGYTDVFMCSSPDGLLWSEPVSITGAPVGTQNFFPSITVSPFTGVIRVIYYTNQLDGFLLDVFVAESFNGGATFTNRRLTTTSFNPNGNSPTPTVLIGDYITAYTQAPDNLAAVWMATTPPTGKLDVYFGS from the coding sequence ATGCCGGTTGTAAATATTACAGGGGCACTCGGAGGCAGTCAATTTGAACCATCGATTGCAGTGAACGAATTACTGCCTAATATTATGTGTGTTGTTGCAGTCGATACAAGTACTGGGCCGACAAGAACCGGATTCTACCGCTCCATTGATGGAGGGCAGACCTGGGTGACAACGACCCTGCCGCAACCAGCAGGGTATGAGGGGGCGGAAGCGCCTACGATTGATTATACCTTTCCCAGCACATTCATTGTGACGGTGCATGTATTCAATGGGGAGAACGACGGAACGATTATTAGCTATACATCGCTTGATGATGGATTGACCTGGACCCCGCCTGTATTTGTTAACAGGGGTTATGGACTGGTTGTTCACAATGATGAACCGTTTGTGGCCTGTGATCGTACACCAGGTAGTCCGTATCGAGGCAATATTTATGTCGGCTATACTCCGCTGGCAACGGCAGCTTCGTCGATATTCTTACAACGATCTGAGGATGTGGCGTCAACCTGGCAGATTCCAAGCAGGATTTCCAATCCAAGAGGTTTCCATGATCGGGCGACCATCGGGATTGGATTCACAGGCGAAGTCTACGCCGGTTATATCCTCACGGGTCCAGGCAGTGCGTATGCGTTGCTTCGGACTTCCTATGACGGAGGTGCTACATTCCAGCCACCTATAAGCAATCAGTCCACGCTCATTGCTTCTGTTGTGCCTTCACCACAGGTTCTGCCTGTGCCCAATTATGCATTTCGTGTTCAAACCAACCTGAATCTGACTGCAGATATCTCCAACAGTATCTACAGTGGTACAGTTTACGCGGTATGGAATGATGCCCGGAATGGCTATACAGATGTATTTATGTGTAGCTCGCCGGATGGATTGCTCTGGAGTGAGCCTGTGAGCATTACAGGGGCACCGGTGGGAACACAGAATTTCTTTCCTTCCATTACCGTATCTCCGTTCACTGGTGTAATACGGGTCATCTATTACACCAACCAGCTCGATGGTTTTTTGCTGGATGTTTTTGTGGCGGAATCGTTTAACGGGGGGGCAACGTTTACGAATCGGAGGCTTACTACAACATCGTTCAACCCGAATGGGAACTCGCCTACACCGACCGTACTCATTGGTGACTATATTACGGCTTACACCCAGGCACCCGACAATCTGGCCGCGGTATGGATGGCAACAACCCCGCCTACAGGGAAGCTGGATGTATATTTCGGTTCATAA
- a CDS encoding 4'-phosphopantetheinyl transferase superfamily protein, whose product MDSRTGTISSLLAMREQGNNTFTPFSGEPEVHIWTQTLPIREDQLQTAAAIDSDAMTSEEHERMVRISTTSRLQAHCWMISRIFLRRVLAQYMQLQARDIRFEYGTSGKPYLGGGPQFSLSHTNGLCVLAVTSTNNELGVDVEWVRPLLREKAIIQRFLTEEERDHVLEAICSGEDSSSLLWKVLTGKEAWIKASGQSLCGQWRNLNTVQAIRNDEHVLEWAGQNYVLHSLNMGKGYSASLCVTGTERSLVRRMNVADHIQC is encoded by the coding sequence ATGGATTCCAGAACCGGAACAATCAGCAGCCTTCTGGCAATGAGGGAACAAGGGAATAATACGTTCACGCCATTTTCAGGAGAACCGGAGGTCCATATTTGGACACAGACTTTGCCCATAAGGGAGGATCAACTGCAGACAGCGGCTGCCATAGACTCCGATGCAATGACTTCAGAAGAACATGAACGTATGGTCAGAATCAGCACAACCTCACGGCTACAGGCTCATTGCTGGATGATTTCAAGGATTTTCTTGCGAAGAGTACTGGCACAGTACATGCAGCTTCAGGCAAGGGATATTCGATTTGAATACGGTACTTCCGGAAAGCCTTATCTCGGGGGAGGTCCGCAATTCAGCCTTTCGCATACGAATGGGCTATGTGTACTGGCGGTTACATCCACTAACAACGAGCTTGGCGTGGATGTGGAATGGGTACGTCCACTACTGCGAGAGAAAGCCATCATCCAACGTTTCCTGACGGAAGAGGAGCGGGATCATGTGCTGGAAGCCATATGTTCCGGGGAGGATTCTTCTTCCCTGTTGTGGAAAGTCCTCACAGGCAAGGAGGCCTGGATCAAGGCTTCAGGTCAATCTTTATGTGGACAGTGGAGAAATCTGAATACGGTACAGGCTATACGTAATGATGAACATGTGCTGGAATGGGCCGGACAGAATTATGTATTGCATTCCCTGAATATGGGCAAGGGTTATTCCGCATCATTATGCGTGACAGGGACGGAGAGGTCACTCGTACGCCGGATGAATGTGGCGGATCATATACAATGCTAA
- a CDS encoding SMI1/KNR4 family protein, which translates to MERELLEQINLWHEQDEFSLIIERIERIPESERDYDLIGQLARAYNNDERYREAVQHLLSVHEQGANDPLWQYRLGYAYCYIASYEQALLAFERADELLPHDESTLEFLRQIRPQAEKMRLDRQRHEEGIAALEQSGTQNHLRAASGTYAPATFWVHSDYAQENHVSEPFDEEEIVSIEKELGYKLPASYIHLMNTQNGGIPALTVFPTKEATSWSEDHIAISSIMGIGHDKIYALGGELGSRFMIEEWGYPDLGIVICDCPSAGHDVVMLDYRFCGPEGEPCVVHVDQENDYEITYLAPNFEAFIRGLLDEDTYDLSDEEDED; encoded by the coding sequence ATGGAAAGAGAACTGCTGGAACAAATCAATTTGTGGCATGAGCAGGACGAATTCAGTCTCATTATCGAACGTATTGAACGTATACCTGAATCTGAGCGAGATTATGATCTAATCGGTCAACTCGCCAGAGCCTATAACAATGACGAACGCTACCGCGAAGCCGTTCAACATTTATTGTCTGTACATGAGCAAGGAGCAAACGATCCCCTCTGGCAATACCGTTTGGGTTACGCATACTGTTACATCGCGAGCTATGAACAGGCACTACTCGCTTTTGAGAGAGCTGATGAACTTCTGCCTCATGATGAATCTACGCTTGAATTCCTTCGCCAGATTCGTCCCCAAGCGGAGAAAATGCGGCTTGATCGACAACGCCATGAAGAGGGTATTGCAGCATTGGAGCAGAGCGGCACACAGAACCATCTAAGAGCCGCCTCAGGGACTTACGCTCCCGCAACGTTCTGGGTACACAGCGATTATGCGCAGGAAAATCATGTCTCGGAACCTTTTGACGAAGAAGAGATTGTGTCTATTGAGAAGGAACTGGGCTACAAGCTGCCCGCTTCCTATATTCATTTAATGAATACCCAGAACGGCGGTATCCCCGCGCTCACTGTATTTCCCACCAAAGAAGCGACTTCCTGGTCTGAGGATCACATTGCTATTTCAAGCATTATGGGGATCGGACACGATAAAATATACGCACTCGGTGGTGAGCTGGGTAGCCGATTCATGATTGAAGAGTGGGGATACCCCGATCTGGGGATTGTAATCTGTGATTGTCCATCCGCTGGTCATGATGTCGTTATGCTGGATTATCGATTCTGCGGTCCAGAAGGCGAGCCGTGTGTCGTTCACGTGGATCAGGAAAATGATTATGAGATTACATATCTTGCACCGAATTTTGAAGCTTTCATCCGTGGCTTGCTGGATGAGGATACGTATGACCTGTCTGACGAAGAGGATGAGGACTAA
- a CDS encoding pitrilysin family protein has product MNSTVNIAPVRRRLSNGLSVHIFPEPQFHHTFVSWSVSYGSIHDAALPGRAHFLEHMMFYNPDQRPVKPLFHTLGASTSALTRYDVTTYQMACTGDLKRSLELFTGMLAAPYFTPMHLEQERSAIHQELSMYADQPSWRALQQLTQMMYGSNHPITMDVAGTPDSLYQMTTDELKHAYNTRYATGSMAIAVAGPVEAEFITDMLEQFPAMEPLNGAYLPEVTLHYLGEDSNEQYREIECGLSLPLVRYGFRAEDGMQLKEQISCMIGIEALLGETSDFHAECMELGLLHKGAEWDHYYRREFAFSNACGYSADPVSLYNRVEEMCEHIQNGTLSLSNLNHARMKWLSKYYADMDSLKQRCMHVSEYEVIGLDYMQLGTYALELTEEEVRSGLRTIATSARLKMVVIR; this is encoded by the coding sequence ATGAATAGTACTGTGAATATCGCACCTGTCCGCAGGCGCTTGTCCAATGGTCTGTCGGTCCACATTTTCCCCGAACCCCAGTTCCATCATACTTTTGTTTCGTGGTCCGTGTCCTATGGCTCAATCCATGATGCAGCCCTGCCTGGCAGAGCACATTTCCTTGAGCATATGATGTTCTACAATCCGGATCAACGGCCCGTCAAGCCGCTATTTCATACTCTGGGAGCTTCGACATCTGCATTGACACGTTATGATGTAACGACTTATCAAATGGCCTGCACAGGCGATTTGAAACGAAGTCTGGAGTTGTTCACCGGCATGCTTGCTGCTCCATATTTCACCCCGATGCATCTGGAACAGGAACGGTCCGCCATTCATCAGGAGCTGTCCATGTATGCAGACCAGCCCTCGTGGCGAGCTTTGCAGCAGTTGACTCAGATGATGTATGGCAGCAATCACCCCATCACGATGGATGTTGCAGGCACACCGGATAGTCTGTACCAAATGACAACGGATGAGCTGAAGCATGCCTACAACACTCGCTATGCCACAGGGAGCATGGCGATAGCGGTTGCTGGTCCGGTTGAAGCGGAGTTCATTACGGATATGCTGGAACAATTCCCTGCGATGGAACCACTGAATGGTGCCTACCTGCCAGAAGTTACACTCCACTATTTGGGCGAGGACTCCAATGAGCAGTATCGGGAGATTGAATGCGGATTGTCCTTGCCGCTTGTAAGGTATGGGTTCCGTGCCGAAGATGGGATGCAGTTAAAAGAGCAAATTTCTTGCATGATCGGCATTGAAGCCTTACTGGGTGAAACTTCCGATTTCCACGCGGAATGTATGGAGTTGGGTCTGCTTCATAAGGGTGCAGAATGGGACCACTATTATCGCAGGGAATTTGCCTTTTCGAATGCTTGTGGGTATTCAGCAGATCCCGTTTCTTTATATAACCGGGTTGAGGAAATGTGTGAGCATATTCAGAACGGGACGCTGTCCCTATCCAACTTGAACCATGCGCGGATGAAGTGGTTAAGCAAGTATTATGCAGACATGGATTCATTAAAACAGCGATGCATGCATGTCTCCGAATATGAGGTGATCGGACTGGATTATATGCAGCTTGGCACGTATGCACTTGAATTGACAGAAGAAGAGGTTAGGAGTGGTCTCAGAACTATTGCAACGTCTGCTCGTCTGAAGATGGTTGTTATACGATAG